In Maridesulfovibrio sp., the following proteins share a genomic window:
- a CDS encoding DUF47 family protein codes for MHFRLPFLGLIVNKNPMDGLVKHYDKIAECIHIINDSVECYVAGNDTCREFTELLEQIDTVEAQADKIKRSIRNHLPHSMFMAVDKVLFFNYTRSQDNILDNAQEALHWLAMRKVSIPSEYQKELILLLSEVNDTTTSLGPALKATIALNDGKSIDREGTKNKFRKVRKHYARSMELRRELSKRIYNSDMDFKDIYQLMHFVDCLNEMAHQAETCADMLRAMIAR; via the coding sequence ATGCACTTTCGTCTTCCTTTCTTAGGTCTTATTGTCAACAAGAACCCCATGGACGGGCTGGTCAAGCATTACGATAAAATCGCTGAGTGTATCCACATCATCAACGATTCCGTAGAATGCTATGTTGCCGGGAACGACACCTGCCGCGAATTCACCGAACTGCTTGAGCAGATCGATACAGTTGAGGCACAGGCAGATAAAATCAAGCGTTCCATCCGCAACCACCTGCCCCACTCCATGTTCATGGCCGTGGATAAGGTTCTGTTCTTCAACTACACCCGCAGTCAGGACAACATTCTGGATAACGCTCAGGAAGCCCTGCACTGGCTGGCTATGCGCAAGGTCTCCATCCCTTCTGAATACCAGAAAGAGCTGATCCTTTTGCTTTCCGAAGTAAATGACACCACAACCAGCCTCGGCCCCGCACTCAAGGCAACCATCGCCCTGAACGACGGTAAGTCCATCGACCGCGAAGGGACAAAGAACAAATTCCGCAAAGTGCGCAAGCATTACGCACGTTCCATGGAGCTGCGCAGAGAACTCTCCAAGCGCATTTACAACTCCGACATGGATTTCAAAGACATCTACCAGCTCATGCACTTCGTAGATTGCCTGAACGAAATGGCGCATCAGGCTGAAACCTGCGCTGACATGCTCCGTGCCATGATCGCACGCTAG
- the acs gene encoding acetate--CoA ligase has product MDHKETLDSLLHEERVFRPLPQMLIEAGVNPQDLRAARELADADLCSYWEEAAEELDWFTKWEQVCDISNAPNYRWFSGARCNIVYNALDRHIETVNKNRLALIWEGEPGDSRQFTYFELYRAVNRFANGLKGLGVSKGNRVVLYMPQLPETVIAMLACARIGAVHSLVFSGFSARLLRDRVREVNPRVVVTVDGFYRNGQVIRLKEEVDRALLDDPAEALESVVVVHRANVDVNMDSARDCWYEDLVRHERPHAPAEIMAADDPLFILHTSGTSGKPKGLVHSHGGYMVGVQRTFKWVFDLKPTDIFWCSADPGWITGHSYLVYGPLLAGTTTVMYEGHSLYPQADRLWNIISKYGVTIFYTSPTQIRTLMRFGPRYPEQHDLSSLRILGAVGEPFNPEAWLWMYENIGKGQCPVLDTWWQTETGMIMISPMPVSVLKPGSVTRPLPGIDADVVDADGNPVPDGKGGYLVIKKPWPAMFIDVIGGRQEVMDHYWKRIPGMFYAGDVARKDEDGYFWIQGRADDVLNISGHRIGTAEVECALTRHAQVAEAVVVGVADKIKGQVAKAYVTLNHGVVASDELHRELKEQVCRELGPIVIVRSIEFRDELPKTSSGKIKRTELR; this is encoded by the coding sequence GTGGATCATAAAGAAACACTGGACAGCCTGTTGCATGAAGAGAGAGTTTTCCGGCCCTTGCCCCAGATGCTGATCGAGGCCGGAGTTAATCCGCAGGACCTGCGCGCTGCACGGGAGTTGGCGGATGCGGACCTCTGTTCATATTGGGAAGAGGCCGCTGAAGAGCTGGACTGGTTCACCAAATGGGAACAGGTCTGCGATATTTCCAATGCGCCAAATTACCGCTGGTTCAGCGGTGCGCGCTGCAACATTGTCTATAACGCCCTTGACCGCCATATTGAAACCGTAAACAAGAACCGGCTGGCATTGATATGGGAAGGCGAACCAGGCGATTCCCGTCAATTTACATATTTTGAGCTTTACCGGGCAGTCAACCGTTTCGCCAATGGCCTCAAAGGGCTGGGGGTAAGCAAGGGGAACCGGGTGGTTCTCTATATGCCCCAACTTCCTGAGACAGTCATCGCCATGCTGGCCTGCGCCCGTATCGGTGCAGTGCACTCTTTGGTCTTTTCCGGTTTTTCCGCCCGTTTATTGCGTGACCGTGTCCGGGAAGTGAATCCGCGCGTTGTAGTAACTGTCGATGGATTTTACCGTAACGGGCAGGTTATCCGTTTAAAAGAAGAAGTAGACCGTGCTCTGCTTGATGATCCAGCGGAAGCTCTTGAGTCGGTTGTCGTTGTACACCGGGCCAACGTGGACGTGAATATGGATTCCGCCCGTGATTGCTGGTACGAGGATCTGGTCCGTCACGAGCGGCCGCATGCCCCGGCAGAAATCATGGCCGCAGACGATCCGCTGTTCATCCTGCATACTTCAGGGACCAGCGGTAAACCCAAGGGACTGGTCCATTCCCACGGTGGCTACATGGTCGGGGTTCAGCGCACGTTCAAATGGGTCTTTGACCTCAAGCCCACCGATATTTTCTGGTGTTCTGCTGATCCGGGCTGGATTACCGGGCACAGTTATCTTGTCTATGGTCCGCTTCTGGCCGGGACCACTACTGTAATGTATGAAGGGCATTCCCTTTATCCGCAGGCCGACCGTCTCTGGAATATAATTTCCAAATACGGGGTCACAATTTTCTATACCTCTCCGACCCAGATCAGAACCCTGATGCGTTTTGGTCCTCGCTACCCGGAGCAGCATGACCTTTCTTCATTGCGCATTCTCGGCGCGGTTGGTGAGCCCTTCAATCCTGAAGCATGGCTCTGGATGTATGAAAACATTGGCAAGGGCCAGTGTCCTGTGCTGGATACATGGTGGCAGACAGAAACCGGAATGATCATGATCAGCCCCATGCCGGTATCAGTGCTCAAACCTGGTTCGGTGACCCGCCCTCTGCCCGGTATTGATGCCGATGTGGTGGACGCTGACGGTAATCCGGTGCCTGACGGCAAAGGCGGCTATCTGGTCATAAAAAAACCGTGGCCGGCAATGTTCATTGATGTGATAGGCGGGCGGCAGGAAGTCATGGATCATTATTGGAAGCGCATACCGGGTATGTTTTATGCCGGGGATGTTGCCCGCAAGGATGAAGACGGTTACTTCTGGATTCAGGGCCGGGCCGATGATGTTCTTAATATTTCAGGACACCGCATCGGGACTGCCGAGGTGGAGTGTGCGCTGACCCGCCATGCTCAGGTTGCGGAAGCTGTTGTGGTCGGTGTTGCGGATAAGATTAAAGGGCAGGTAGCTAAAGCCTACGTTACCCTTAACCACGGTGTGGTGGCTTCAGATGAACTGCACCGGGAATTGAAAGAGCAGGTCTGCCGTGAACTTGGACCTATCGTCATTGTACGCAGTATTGAATTTCGGGATGAACTACCCAAGACTTCCAGTGGAAAGATCAAGCGCACGGAATTGCGCTAG